The following proteins are encoded in a genomic region of Pseudodesulfovibrio mercurii:
- a CDS encoding efflux RND transporter permease subunit — MHKDSPTQALIRFTLGQKVFVNLMFILLMVVGVFCVFDLPVERYPDVRMGKVVISAFLPGASPDEVETLVTRKIEDALEDLENVEFIRSRSFRQRCSIMVKFLDDTDYDKLYDELRFKVLSIQNDLPSDMDPPDFTVIRVSEWLPVLSVNLLGERSNRALSLMADELKLPLQSIPGVKEVQISGEYTREFHVNLDPEKMMRLGVTFDQVGQALEGANVSVPAGDFISDSGEYVIVADQKFRSRDEVARTIVRRDLDGSFVTVGDVLSSAGMDYRDPFVVSSVDGRDAVSVKVLKSPEGNSLDIGAAVEKVVAEYRPVLDKEGVQAVVTQDQRIPIRENINTLGSNLLVGIVLVCACIWLFMGFRNAMLTTVGVPFSFLVTMIIMWITGNSINEITLFSFVLVSGIIVDDAIVVVENIYRHVQDGKGLREAVVDGASEVFLPVVAATSTTVAAFMPMLIMTGSTGEFFALVPKAVSFAIIASLVECLAILPLHFLDWPGATRLEEQAAEHLQARDPRFMGWLKRVTDALLRITLRHRWKTLTLVVTAFVMAIVMLGVSVSGVMPLLRIKFFPDEYTLYYVSMEGPVGTDVYTASAKAKEVSRTLMALGPGTTKSCSGLGGMDINEDYENIFGPNRAIVIVELPRQGEQAFVDNPDNDPQLLLDTIRKRLEPLAVNGWRLRVWPEQGGPPAGKDVNIRVLGPDQDAVMALKNNVFDWIRANKRLAPHLEDLATDTGTDNRVFRFIPVPSLVAEYGLTPAQVVALAGGILDGRFVGKFRAADEDVDLRMKIDKRFLSRPEDALDIPILQNDTGPVRVGDLAEVRAYREPGQLNRFQGQRAVTLTANIREGAPVSAPSVVHDVRAYYRTIQDDYPGATLSFAGEYESTGRSFTSLMYAFCIAILVMYTILACQFQSYVQPAIILSAVAFALIGVVFGTFLTRSLFTVNSFIATVGVAGVVVNDSLVLLDFINRLYAKGYERMDAIREAVRVRLRPILLTTLTTTLGLLPMALGIPYYSVVWGTMATTFVTGLCVATGMTLLVMPLLWDLVTRRRERKERRREERRAERQRQREAALAAAR; from the coding sequence ATGCACAAGGATTCGCCCACCCAGGCCCTGATCCGGTTCACCCTGGGCCAGAAGGTCTTCGTCAACCTCATGTTCATCCTGCTCATGGTGGTCGGCGTGTTCTGCGTCTTCGACCTGCCGGTGGAGCGCTATCCGGACGTGCGCATGGGCAAGGTGGTCATCTCCGCCTTCCTGCCCGGCGCCAGCCCGGACGAGGTGGAGACCCTGGTCACGCGCAAGATCGAGGACGCGCTCGAGGACCTGGAGAACGTGGAGTTCATCCGCTCCCGCTCCTTCCGCCAGCGCTGCTCCATCATGGTCAAGTTCCTGGACGACACCGATTACGACAAACTGTATGACGAATTGCGCTTCAAGGTGTTGTCCATTCAGAATGACCTTCCCAGCGACATGGACCCGCCGGACTTCACGGTCATCCGCGTGTCCGAGTGGTTGCCGGTCCTGTCCGTGAACCTCCTCGGGGAGCGCTCCAACCGGGCGCTCAGCCTCATGGCCGACGAGCTCAAACTGCCCCTGCAATCCATCCCCGGGGTCAAGGAGGTCCAGATCAGCGGCGAGTACACCCGCGAGTTCCACGTCAACCTGGACCCGGAGAAGATGATGCGCCTGGGGGTCACCTTCGACCAGGTGGGCCAGGCCCTGGAGGGGGCCAACGTGTCGGTCCCGGCGGGCGATTTCATCAGTGATTCCGGGGAATACGTCATCGTGGCCGACCAGAAGTTCCGGTCCCGCGACGAGGTGGCCCGGACCATCGTCCGGCGCGACCTGGATGGCTCCTTCGTGACCGTGGGCGACGTGCTCAGCTCGGCGGGCATGGACTACCGCGACCCGTTCGTGGTCTCGTCCGTGGACGGCCGTGACGCGGTCTCGGTCAAGGTCCTCAAGTCGCCCGAGGGCAACTCCCTGGACATCGGGGCGGCCGTGGAAAAGGTGGTCGCCGAATACCGGCCCGTGCTCGACAAGGAGGGCGTCCAGGCGGTGGTCACCCAGGACCAGCGCATCCCCATCCGCGAGAACATCAACACGCTCGGCTCCAACCTGCTGGTCGGCATCGTCCTGGTCTGCGCCTGCATCTGGCTGTTCATGGGCTTCCGCAACGCCATGCTGACCACCGTTGGCGTGCCCTTCTCCTTCCTGGTGACCATGATAATCATGTGGATCACCGGCAATTCCATCAATGAAATCACCCTGTTCTCCTTCGTCCTGGTGAGCGGCATCATCGTGGACGACGCCATCGTGGTGGTCGAGAACATCTACCGCCACGTGCAGGACGGCAAGGGGCTGCGCGAGGCCGTGGTGGACGGGGCCAGCGAGGTCTTCCTGCCCGTGGTGGCGGCCACCTCCACCACCGTGGCCGCGTTCATGCCCATGCTGATCATGACCGGGTCCACCGGCGAGTTCTTCGCCCTGGTGCCCAAGGCCGTGTCCTTCGCCATCATCGCCTCCCTGGTGGAGTGCCTGGCCATCCTGCCCCTGCACTTCCTGGACTGGCCCGGCGCGACCAGGCTCGAGGAGCAGGCCGCCGAGCACCTCCAGGCCCGCGACCCTCGCTTCATGGGCTGGCTGAAGCGGGTGACCGACGCGCTCCTGCGGATCACCCTGCGCCACCGCTGGAAGACCCTGACCCTGGTCGTCACGGCCTTCGTCATGGCCATCGTCATGCTCGGGGTCTCGGTCTCCGGGGTCATGCCCCTGCTGCGCATCAAGTTCTTCCCGGACGAATACACCCTGTATTACGTGTCCATGGAAGGCCCGGTGGGCACGGACGTGTACACCGCGTCGGCCAAGGCCAAGGAGGTCTCCAGGACCCTCATGGCCCTGGGGCCCGGCACCACCAAGTCCTGCTCCGGCCTGGGCGGCATGGACATCAACGAGGACTACGAGAACATCTTCGGCCCCAACCGGGCCATCGTCATCGTGGAGCTGCCCCGCCAGGGCGAGCAGGCCTTCGTGGACAACCCGGACAACGACCCGCAACTGTTGCTGGACACCATCCGCAAGCGGCTCGAACCCCTGGCCGTGAACGGCTGGCGGCTGCGCGTCTGGCCCGAACAGGGCGGCCCGCCCGCGGGCAAGGACGTGAACATCCGCGTCCTCGGCCCGGACCAGGACGCGGTCATGGCCCTCAAGAACAACGTCTTCGACTGGATACGGGCCAACAAGCGGCTGGCCCCGCATCTCGAGGACCTGGCCACGGACACGGGCACGGACAACCGCGTCTTCCGGTTCATCCCGGTGCCGAGCCTGGTGGCCGAGTACGGGCTGACCCCGGCTCAGGTGGTCGCCCTGGCGGGCGGCATCCTGGACGGCCGGTTCGTGGGCAAGTTCCGCGCCGCGGACGAGGACGTGGACCTGCGCATGAAGATCGACAAGCGTTTCCTGTCCAGGCCCGAGGACGCGCTGGACATCCCCATCCTGCAGAACGACACCGGCCCGGTGCGCGTGGGCGACCTGGCCGAGGTCCGCGCCTACCGCGAGCCCGGCCAGCTCAACCGTTTCCAGGGCCAGCGGGCCGTGACCCTGACCGCCAACATCCGCGAGGGCGCGCCGGTCAGCGCCCCGAGCGTGGTCCACGACGTGCGGGCCTACTACCGGACCATCCAGGACGACTATCCCGGCGCGACCCTGAGCTTCGCCGGGGAGTACGAGTCCACGGGCCGGTCCTTCACCTCGCTCATGTACGCCTTCTGCATCGCCATCCTGGTCATGTACACCATCCTGGCCTGCCAGTTCCAATCCTACGTCCAGCCGGCCATCATCCTGTCCGCCGTGGCCTTCGCCCTCATCGGCGTGGTCTTCGGCACCTTCCTGACCCGCTCCCTGTTCACGGTGAACAGCTTCATCGCCACGGTGGGCGTGGCCGGGGTCGTGGTCAACGACTCCCTGGTCCTGCTTGACTTCATCAACCGCCTCTACGCCAAGGGCTACGAGCGCATGGACGCCATCCGCGAGGCCGTGCGCGTGCGGCTGCGGCCCATCCTCCTGACCACCCTGACCACCACCCTGGGGCTGCTGCCCATGGCCCTGGGCATCCCCTACTACTCCGTTGTCTGGGGGACCATGGCCACCACCTTCGTCACCGGCCTGTGCGTGGCCACGGGCATGACCCTGCTGGTCATGCCCCTGCTCTGGGACCTGGTCACGCGGCGCAGGGAGCGCAAGGAGCGCAGGCGCGAGGAGAGGCGCGCGGAACGGCAGCGGCAACGGGAGGCGGCCCTGGCGGCGGCCAGGTAG
- a CDS encoding efflux RND transporter periplasmic adaptor subunit: MKRIGHFLPASLPVLLTALLSALLLTAGCGNDRLGETDSGKTVVPGSALAEAAQAEVPTPAPAETGSTETFTVRSADRKSSLTGFTRARNAMSLVAEESGRVVKVLADVGDALGPDGLFAELDTTFIELDLAANRADQARLKSDLAYNKKELDRYQALVKTDTAPQSTLDANVRAHQAALQQLRAKQVEEQVLLERLERFSLVGPPGWKVVARDIEPGEWVTKGETVAQLGRYDVLLVPFALTSEEYRALKALGDEVALRLTDLGGTVEARVARVSPGFDPVTRKINVDLEIARGDFEFRGGIRTELDLALPDPGGAVVVPESALVKAYEEYFLMTPDHQRVRVVLLGSAGDGLRRVSGPDVRPGAVYLLHP; encoded by the coding sequence ATGAAACGGATAGGCCATTTCCTTCCGGCCTCGTTGCCGGTCCTGTTGACGGCCCTGCTGTCGGCCCTGCTGCTGACGGCCGGATGCGGCAACGACCGGCTCGGCGAGACGGATTCCGGCAAGACGGTGGTGCCGGGCAGCGCCCTGGCCGAGGCGGCCCAGGCCGAGGTCCCCACCCCCGCCCCCGCCGAGACCGGCTCCACCGAGACCTTCACGGTCCGGTCCGCGGACCGCAAGTCCTCCCTGACCGGCTTCACCCGTGCGCGCAACGCCATGAGCCTGGTGGCCGAGGAGTCCGGCCGGGTGGTCAAGGTCCTGGCCGACGTGGGCGACGCGCTCGGTCCGGACGGGCTGTTCGCCGAGCTGGACACCACCTTCATCGAGCTGGACCTGGCCGCCAACCGCGCGGACCAGGCGCGGCTCAAGAGCGACCTGGCCTACAACAAGAAGGAGCTGGACCGCTACCAGGCCCTGGTCAAGACCGACACCGCGCCCCAGTCCACCCTGGACGCCAACGTCCGCGCCCACCAGGCCGCCCTCCAGCAGCTGCGCGCCAAGCAGGTGGAGGAACAGGTCCTTCTGGAGCGTCTTGAGCGCTTCTCCCTGGTCGGCCCTCCGGGCTGGAAGGTCGTGGCCCGCGACATCGAGCCCGGCGAATGGGTGACCAAGGGCGAGACCGTGGCCCAGCTCGGGCGTTACGACGTCCTGCTCGTGCCCTTTGCCCTGACCAGCGAGGAGTACCGCGCCCTCAAGGCGCTGGGGGACGAGGTCGCCCTGCGGTTGACCGACCTGGGCGGCACGGTGGAGGCCCGCGTGGCCCGCGTCTCGCCCGGCTTCGACCCGGTCACGCGCAAGATCAACGTGGACCTGGAGATCGCCAGGGGGGACTTCGAGTTCCGGGGCGGCATCCGCACCGAGCTGGACCTGGCCCTGCCCGATCCCGGCGGGGCCGTGGTCGTGCCCGAGTCCGCCCTGGTCAAGGCCTACGAGGAGTATTTCCTGATGACCCCGGATCACCAGCGGGTCCGCGTGGTCCTGCTCGGCTCGGCTGGCGACGGTCTGCGCCGCGTGTCCGGCCCGGACGTGCGCCCCGGCGCCGTGTACCTGCTCCACCCCTAA
- a CDS encoding TetR/AcrR family transcriptional regulator, translating into MAKDASLREERKAETRRRIQAAARTLIAEKGFEATTMRDLAQAAGVGVGTIALHFRDKTSLLFSSFFDDIGEVSRRAIASAPRDVPLREQFRHMLRTMYGYYGEHTLFLRSVVKEALFATGEWKARFDGQLREIVGEVAGLIEARKATGEVRSDVSGLQLAMVCWSLYAGGLIDGLNRERFDVEGQVASVMGLLDVVLAGVLADVTGGGHGPA; encoded by the coding sequence ATGGCCAAGGACGCATCCCTGCGCGAGGAGCGCAAGGCCGAGACCCGCCGTCGGATTCAGGCGGCGGCCCGGACCCTGATCGCGGAAAAGGGGTTCGAGGCCACGACCATGCGCGATTTGGCCCAGGCGGCCGGGGTGGGCGTGGGCACCATCGCCCTGCATTTCCGGGACAAGACCTCCCTGCTCTTCTCCTCGTTTTTCGACGACATCGGCGAGGTCTCGCGCCGGGCCATCGCGAGCGCGCCGCGGGACGTGCCCCTGCGCGAACAATTCCGGCACATGCTCCGCACAATGTACGGCTACTACGGCGAGCACACCCTGTTCCTGCGTTCGGTGGTCAAGGAGGCCCTGTTCGCCACCGGCGAGTGGAAGGCCCGTTTCGACGGGCAGTTGCGGGAGATCGTCGGCGAGGTGGCCGGTCTGATCGAGGCGCGCAAGGCGACCGGCGAGGTCCGGTCGGACGTGTCGGGTCTTCAACTGGCCATGGTGTGCTGGTCCCTGTACGCCGGCGGGCTCATCGACGGGCTCAACCGGGAACGGTTCGACGTGGAGGGCCAGGTGGCCTCGGTCATGGGCCTGCTGGACGTGGTCCTGGCCGGGGTGCTGGCCGACGTGACGGGAGGCGGACATGGACCGGCGTGA
- a CDS encoding DUF3431 domain-containing protein, with protein sequence MRDDIRVIIARYREDVSWASRLGCPHTVYDKGGDLGPDARKLPNIGREAHTYFTHIVNEYDALAPLNVFLQGDPFDHLDDRGRTTVETLRKTLEDVADRGVPFRGLAWFKLKSDRLGRPHDLRKPENEGRWAGWGRDIPVGELFERLFGVAMPDEIICRAPTGNFCVTGERIRTRPKSFYEFCLRLIEDDPLDAGNTGHAFERLWQHVFNGNTAWNRARYE encoded by the coding sequence GTGCGTGACGACATCCGGGTGATCATCGCCAGGTACCGCGAGGACGTGTCCTGGGCAAGCCGGCTGGGGTGCCCCCACACGGTCTACGACAAGGGCGGCGATCTCGGCCCGGATGCCCGCAAACTGCCGAACATCGGGCGCGAGGCCCACACCTATTTCACGCACATCGTCAACGAGTACGACGCCCTGGCCCCCCTGAACGTCTTTCTCCAGGGCGACCCCTTCGATCACCTGGATGATCGCGGCCGGACCACGGTGGAGACCTTGCGGAAGACCTTGGAGGACGTTGCGGATAGGGGCGTGCCCTTCCGGGGGCTGGCCTGGTTCAAGCTGAAGAGCGACCGCCTGGGCCGTCCGCACGACCTGCGCAAGCCCGAGAACGAGGGCCGCTGGGCCGGTTGGGGCCGGGACATCCCGGTGGGCGAGCTGTTCGAACGCCTCTTCGGCGTCGCCATGCCGGACGAGATCATCTGCCGCGCGCCCACGGGCAACTTCTGCGTGACCGGCGAGCGCATCCGCACCCGGCCGAAATCCTTCTACGAATTCTGCCTGCGCCTGATCGAGGACGACCCGCTGGACGCGGGCAATACCGGCCACGCCTTCGAGCGGCTGTGGCAGCACGTCTTCAACGGCAACACGGCCTGGAACCGGGCCCGGTACGAGTAG
- a CDS encoding TetR/AcrR family transcriptional regulator, with protein sequence MDTRKRRERDRERMRRRILDAARQLFVREGFDNVSLRRIASRIEYSPAALYRYFRNKREILSALREEGFAGFVERQDRGRERFPDPVERLRAGAREYIRFALEEPDNYHLMFSTTCDQVDLDGEWAASSIRSFRLFRDTVAECVATGRFGGLDVNALVFALWGQLHGLVHLIATGQVAALNDGEDLDDLVGRIIEFGLRPVPGDNEFPKNA encoded by the coding sequence ATGGACACCAGAAAACGACGGGAACGGGACAGGGAACGGATGCGGCGGCGCATCCTGGACGCGGCGCGCCAGCTCTTCGTCCGGGAGGGGTTCGACAACGTGTCGCTCCGGCGCATCGCCTCGCGCATCGAATACAGTCCGGCCGCGCTCTACCGCTATTTCCGGAACAAGCGGGAGATCCTCTCCGCCCTGCGCGAGGAGGGCTTCGCCGGGTTCGTGGAGCGCCAGGACAGGGGCCGGGAGCGGTTCCCGGACCCGGTGGAGCGGTTGCGGGCCGGGGCGCGGGAATACATCCGCTTCGCCCTGGAGGAGCCGGACAACTACCATCTCATGTTCAGCACCACCTGCGACCAGGTGGACCTGGACGGTGAATGGGCCGCCAGCTCCATCCGCTCGTTCCGGCTTTTCCGGGACACGGTGGCCGAGTGCGTGGCCACGGGCCGGTTCGGCGGCCTGGACGTCAACGCCCTGGTCTTCGCCCTGTGGGGGCAGCTCCACGGCCTGGTCCACCTCATCGCCACCGGGCAGGTGGCGGCCCTGAACGACGGCGAGGACCTGGACGACCTGGTGGGCCGGATCATCGAGTTCGGCCTGCGGCCGGTCCCCGGCGACAACGAATTTCCGAAGAACGCATAA
- a CDS encoding LarC family nickel insertion protein: MHTVYLDCSTGVSGDMLLAALSHALEEWRGPGLGFAFLERELARLGLDGFGLKWTEKRIAGIRTTHVDVLQTREQPLRHYTDLCRIIEGSGLSGRAGERSVRALRLLGQAEAKVHGVDLEQVHFHEIGAVDTLADICGTMLLLDALEAERVVCSPVDLGSGFVQCAHGKMPVPAPACAELARGLTTFGSDCAMERATPTGLAILRIVADDFGPLPLGRLLGVGYGSGGRSSDEQPTYVRAMVLEKVAEPEPPRGA, encoded by the coding sequence ATGCACACGGTATATCTCGATTGTTCCACGGGCGTGAGCGGGGACATGCTCCTCGCCGCCCTGAGCCACGCCCTGGAGGAGTGGCGCGGCCCCGGCCTGGGGTTCGCCTTCCTGGAGCGGGAGCTGGCCCGGCTCGGCCTGGACGGCTTCGGGCTCAAATGGACGGAAAAGCGCATCGCGGGCATCCGGACCACGCACGTGGACGTGCTCCAGACCCGGGAGCAGCCCCTGCGCCACTACACCGACCTCTGCCGGATTATCGAGGGAAGCGGCCTGTCCGGTCGGGCCGGGGAACGCTCTGTCCGGGCCCTGCGCCTTCTGGGCCAGGCCGAGGCCAAGGTCCACGGCGTGGACCTGGAGCAGGTCCACTTCCACGAGATCGGCGCTGTGGACACCCTTGCGGATATTTGCGGAACCATGCTCCTGCTGGACGCCCTGGAGGCCGAACGCGTGGTCTGCAGCCCGGTGGACCTGGGGTCCGGGTTCGTGCAGTGCGCCCACGGCAAAATGCCTGTCCCGGCACCGGCTTGCGCGGAACTGGCCAGGGGGCTGACCACCTTCGGCTCCGACTGCGCCATGGAGCGGGCCACCCCCACGGGCCTGGCCATCCTGCGGATTGTTGCGGACGACTTCGGTCCCCTGCCCCTGGGACGTCTTTTGGGGGTGGGCTACGGCTCGGGCGGGCGGTCCTCGGACGAGCAGCCCACCTATGTCCGGGCCATGGTCTTGGAGAAGGTTGCGGAACCCGAACCCCCGCGTGGAGCGTGA
- a CDS encoding ABC transporter permease, giving the protein MLPLNLTIAVSSLSAHKLRAVLAMLGVFLGALAFTGVQHVSKIMVRQAEMETEKLGPNLYAVLAGSVRFTRGGGVRINGNSRNFVLADAQALIDSVPSVLDGTPFVTATMAVRGNGNAVNAQILACWPNYQEIRSFRPDVGRFFTWSDVDDRAKVCVLGRKIAQRLFGRPEQAVGRDIYMFRASFRVLGVMEEKGRDVSGTDQDEILLMPLTTYMRRASNQRWVSGVYMRLAKDAGLTQVNDSVNAIMRERHRIDPGEKDDFSSMSAADAIKLQRQALDLMTTLGGITSTISFAVGGLGILSIMILVVRSRRVEIGVRRAVGGRRRDIVRQFLFESGLMAAVGGGLGVAVTVALVLVGCTVAKLPIIIDPVSLAVTLAGSCLLGVLAGAYPAWQAANIEILDVLRS; this is encoded by the coding sequence ATGCTGCCCCTGAACCTGACCATCGCCGTGTCCTCCCTGTCGGCCCACAAGCTCCGCGCCGTGCTGGCCATGCTCGGGGTTTTCCTGGGCGCCCTGGCCTTCACCGGGGTGCAGCACGTGTCCAAGATCATGGTCCGACAGGCCGAGATGGAGACCGAAAAGCTCGGCCCGAACCTGTATGCGGTCCTGGCCGGATCGGTCCGCTTCACCCGGGGCGGGGGCGTGCGCATCAACGGCAACTCGCGCAACTTCGTCCTGGCCGACGCCCAGGCCCTGATCGACTCCGTGCCCTCGGTCCTGGACGGCACGCCCTTCGTCACCGCGACCATGGCCGTGCGCGGCAACGGCAACGCGGTCAACGCCCAGATTCTGGCCTGCTGGCCCAACTACCAGGAAATCCGCAGCTTCCGCCCGGACGTGGGCCGGTTCTTCACCTGGAGCGACGTGGACGACCGGGCCAAGGTCTGCGTGCTCGGGCGCAAGATCGCCCAGCGGCTGTTCGGCCGCCCCGAGCAGGCCGTGGGCCGTGACATCTACATGTTCCGGGCCAGCTTCCGGGTCCTCGGGGTCATGGAGGAGAAGGGCCGCGACGTGTCCGGCACGGACCAGGACGAGATCCTGCTCATGCCGCTGACCACCTACATGCGCCGGGCCAGCAACCAGCGCTGGGTTTCCGGTGTATACATGCGTCTGGCCAAGGACGCGGGCCTGACCCAGGTCAACGACTCGGTGAACGCGATCATGCGCGAACGGCACCGCATCGACCCCGGCGAAAAGGACGACTTCAGCTCCATGTCCGCGGCCGACGCCATCAAGCTGCAACGCCAGGCCCTGGACCTGATGACCACGCTGGGCGGGATCACCTCGACCATCTCCTTTGCCGTGGGCGGCCTGGGCATCCTGTCCATCATGATCCTGGTGGTTCGCTCCAGGCGGGTGGAGATCGGCGTGCGCCGGGCCGTGGGCGGCCGCAGGCGGGACATCGTCCGCCAGTTCCTGTTCGAGTCCGGGCTCATGGCCGCGGTGGGCGGCGGCCTGGGCGTGGCCGTGACCGTGGCCCTGGTCCTGGTGGGCTGCACCGTGGCCAAGCTGCCGATCATCATCGACCCGGTCAGCCTGGCCGTGACCCTGGCCGGGTCCTGCCTTCTGGGCGTGCTCGCCGGGGCCTACCCCGCCTGGCAGGCCGCCAATATCGAGATTCTGGACGTCCTCAGGTCCTGA
- a CDS encoding DUF2867 domain-containing protein: MDRRDLERLSGMAGLLDGADHVDVHTMDGRGTVLGLAAGLLSYRPAWMAWLWRVRVALLRTLGQGERAVPDRAVLTAETLPRAPGDRAGIFTVVRTDGETYWIGEGKESHLDAAVAVCGESLSEGPDGRSRFRVVTVVRYRNRAGAVYFNLIRPFHHLVVHAAMRSFLGRERG; the protein is encoded by the coding sequence ATGGACCGGCGTGATCTGGAGCGGCTGTCGGGCATGGCCGGGCTCCTGGACGGCGCGGACCACGTGGACGTGCACACCATGGACGGCCGGGGCACGGTCCTCGGTCTGGCCGCCGGTCTGCTCTCCTACCGCCCGGCGTGGATGGCCTGGCTGTGGCGCGTGCGCGTAGCCCTGCTCCGGACCCTGGGCCAGGGTGAACGCGCGGTGCCGGACCGGGCGGTCCTGACCGCCGAGACCCTGCCCCGCGCCCCGGGCGATCGGGCCGGGATCTTCACCGTGGTCCGGACGGACGGCGAGACCTACTGGATCGGCGAGGGCAAGGAGTCCCACCTGGACGCGGCCGTGGCGGTCTGCGGCGAATCGCTTTCGGAGGGGCCGGACGGGCGGAGCCGGTTCCGCGTGGTCACCGTGGTCCGCTACCGCAACCGGGCCGGGGCGGTCTATTTCAACCTCATCCGCCCCTTCCACCACCTGGTGGTCCACGCGGCCATGCGCTCGTTCCTGGGCCGGGAGCGCGGATAA
- a CDS encoding ChaN family lipoprotein codes for MIEHMLRAARGAAWLLLAGLVLALGACVKSGPGMRADAVETPDLSVTFLPQKGEFISAYGAPLSLGAVKAMAEGCDYVLIGEGHRNPVDHRVQQELLEALSDNGDGLSLGLEMVGADRRQELDDFCEGRVTLEELPGELDWKENWGYDFGLFRDHFAIAKRNGVPVAGLNVPSGVVRKIMKDGLDGLSDEEKAWLPGEIVPPATDQRAFLDAVMAMHKGKDAGDEKERERFYLVQSIWDSKMAEEAVRLRKQYDWPVLVVAGSGHVEYGWGIAKRIRWFDPAARILTIVPWRGGPFDSEAGDVFFYAPETYRSRMGMVLSGQADGILVESVSRGSRADRAGLRPGDMLIEASGVPLLGLFSLHVAGTTAHDADEPLIFTVRRGGDIFDADLGKLGTTRPKAKAAPKVAVEPMTESKGESGAQAQPEPAAAETPKTGGK; via the coding sequence ATGATCGAGCATATGTTGCGCGCCGCCCGAGGGGCGGCATGGCTATTGTTGGCCGGTCTGGTCCTGGCCCTGGGGGCGTGCGTGAAGAGCGGCCCCGGCATGCGGGCGGACGCGGTGGAGACGCCGGACCTGTCCGTGACCTTCCTGCCGCAGAAGGGCGAGTTCATCTCGGCCTACGGCGCGCCGCTCTCCCTGGGCGCGGTCAAGGCCATGGCCGAGGGGTGCGACTACGTCCTCATCGGCGAGGGGCACCGCAACCCGGTGGACCACCGGGTGCAGCAGGAGCTGCTGGAGGCCCTCTCGGACAACGGCGACGGGCTGTCCCTGGGCCTGGAGATGGTCGGCGCGGACAGGCGGCAGGAGCTGGACGACTTCTGCGAAGGCCGGGTGACCCTGGAGGAGCTGCCCGGCGAGCTGGATTGGAAGGAGAACTGGGGCTATGATTTCGGGCTGTTCCGCGACCATTTCGCCATCGCCAAGCGCAACGGCGTGCCCGTGGCCGGGCTGAACGTGCCGTCCGGGGTGGTCCGCAAGATCATGAAGGACGGACTCGACGGGCTGAGCGACGAGGAGAAGGCGTGGCTGCCCGGGGAGATCGTGCCGCCCGCCACGGACCAGCGCGCCTTCCTGGACGCGGTTATGGCCATGCACAAGGGCAAGGACGCCGGGGACGAGAAGGAGCGCGAGCGGTTCTACCTGGTCCAGTCCATCTGGGATTCCAAGATGGCCGAGGAGGCCGTGCGGCTGCGCAAGCAGTATGACTGGCCCGTGCTGGTGGTGGCCGGGTCCGGGCACGTGGAATACGGCTGGGGCATCGCCAAGCGCATCCGCTGGTTCGACCCGGCGGCGCGCATCCTGACCATCGTGCCGTGGCGCGGCGGTCCGTTCGACTCCGAGGCCGGGGACGTGTTCTTCTATGCGCCGGAAACCTACCGTTCACGCATGGGCATGGTCCTGTCCGGCCAGGCGGACGGCATCCTGGTGGAATCCGTGTCCAGGGGCTCGCGCGCGGACCGGGCCGGGCTGCGGCCTGGCGACATGCTCATCGAGGCCTCGGGCGTTCCGCTCCTGGGGCTGTTCAGCCTGCACGTGGCCGGGACCACGGCGCACGACGCGGACGAGCCGCTGATCTTCACGGTCCGGCGCGGCGGCGATATCTTTGACGCGGACCTGGGCAAGCTCGGCACCACCCGGCCCAAGGCCAAGGCCGCGCCCAAGGTCGCGGTCGAACCCATGACGGAATCCAAGGGAGAGTCGGGGGCGCAGGCCCAGCCTGAACCCGCGGCCGCCGAGACGCCGAAAACGGGGGGCAAATAG